GATAGTGCTGAACATCTAGCATGTATCAATGAATATCAATGAGATTAAATCACTCACCTTATCAAGCTCACTTgtcagttttttattttcttccattaataACACTTTTTCTCGTTCATACTGTTGTTTGAACTCATTTTCAAATTCTTCCCTTTCACTTTGACTAATACaatgcaaaatataaaaggaaagaaaggaattgaATTAAAGGTAAAATAATGGTATCCCAGATTGGCTATTGTATCATCTGCCTTATTCTGAAAAGCCACTTATATCTCAATTGCTCCAAATCCCAAACATTTCCCTTAAAATTAGGAAGTCACAatcatttccttttaattaataaatagatCTGTCTGCTTAATAATATCTATTTTGTTCTTCATTTGAAAATCTGAGGAAGACATCCTGATTATGCTCACCTTATTCAGTTGTATATATGCTAGAAAGCATGGGAAAATGAGGAAGCTAGGGAAAAAGGAGGGTATAGGGACCACAATACAATTGCTTACACTCAGCTCTAGATTGCATAGAATATTCAACTTACACTTCCAACAGTTCTCTCAACACACTCAGCCCATCCTTCCATTactcctgccttccttcttcccttcttccctacGTACCTACCTatctacacatacatacatacatacaatattataaaacttatttaaaacGATAGTTCTAACGGACAGAACTGATTCACCCTTAGGGGTAAACACAGTTCTAACGAACTTTTTAAAAACCTCCAAAGGGAGGAGTCTGGGAGGCGGCGCCGCAGGGGACAGAGGGACGGATGCGCTCAAAAGGCCAGCGCGGAGGCCGCGATACTGGCGCTGCCCCGCCCGCTGCTTTTGGCCGCCGGCTGCCTGGCCGCGCTCTGCGTGACGGGCGCGGCTCAGAACACCACGCTGGCCCCGAACGTGACGGGCGCGGCTCAGAACACCACGCTGGCCCCGAACGTGACTACACCCTCCGCTTTACCGACTACCACCAGGACAGCCCCGGTGCCGCCGCCGCTCCGCCGGGCACCACTCCAGCACCAGAAATCTGTGAAAGCCGCAACAACGGGGTTTCCTGTTCTGATGCTAATGCTGCTAACACTACCTGCTTTTGGATAAAATGCAAAGGTAAAGGCTACTGTTCAGATAATTCAACAGTTCGTGATTGCAAGGTGGTGAACAGCACAGAATTCTGTCCTGCGTCCACTGCCACACCATTGCCAACCAATTCTACAGCTAAAACCAccactctgccttcctcttctacAGCTTCCACCTCAGCTACTACATCAGGTACAACTGATACCACTTTAACTCCGACTTCACAACCTGCGCGGAAGTCTACCTTTGATGCAGACAGTTTCATTGGAGGAATTGTCCTTGTCTTGGGTGTGcaggctgtaattttctttctctataaacTGCAAATCTAAAGAATGAAACCACCACACTGTGAACAGACTCGCTAAATTAACAAGACCTGCTGTGTAACTCACTGAAACCAAAATATTATCTTTCAAGATGTCCCACATGGAAGACGCTATTCTAGGATCTTTAATTTTTCAGAGGATGCATATAGGAGCATTGCCCTTGAAGAAAAATCAGTTAAATCATTTTGCTCAAcgggaatatttaaaatattctgcacGAATCCTGGTGgctgtcttcttttattttaaatgtctgcaGCTGTGGGATTATGTCCTCTCTTCTTGACATGCCAAATGTAACTCTGTAAGTGATGGAAAACATTGTCCTGCGCAGACAACCTCATGACCCTTTTGGCAATATCAATGTAGTCATTTCAAAGTCTGAAAGCTGCATTATTTTCATCCTAACTCAGGATGTAGTTTAGCGACCAGAATTGAGAAGAACGTGCCAAATGAGCATCAATCAGGTGGATTTTGGGCTATCATTACAAAAGtggaataaatttataaatttagtaTCCTTAGAGTAGAATTTAGTGCTTGATAAGTTATTTTTTCTACATTAGAAAACAGATGCCACACAGGGAATTACATTCCAGATTTAAAGAAATCAATGGAAAGGATACAAAACATTAAAGTGTAGCAGGTTATTGTTCATACTTGTAAAGCACCTTATatcattgagaaaataaaaaacagtgccttaaaagacaaaaagacaaaaacaacaacaacaacaacaaaaacctcctAAGGGAGAAAGGGGAATCAGTTTTTGAATACTGAGTTGAAGTGCAAATAAAGAGGCTTATCTCTACAGCAGTTTGATGGAGGATGTTAGTTAGCAGCAAATGAATTTCAATGTGAAGCAGTTCTGGGTAATTTTATGATTGCTTCCAAGTCAATAAACGACATAAGTAAtggctgattttaaaaatgtaatcttaAAAATCCCTTCCTCACTAAATTattgaatataaattaaattataatttaaatgataACTTCTAGGAAAATAACCATCCTGTGTCCAAACAAATGTGTCCCTTTCCTTCTTATCTATAATCAAAATGTGAAATTTAGTTATGTTTAGGAATCTTTCTTGATTCAGAAGCAActccaaacaacaaacaacaatgaaaaaaatacaaacaattacAAAGAAGCATCCTTTCagaaaaataagtatatgaaTAAATTGAGTAAAATTTCTATATacaaccatttttgttttttcctattagCATTAAACAAAACTTAAGTCTCTCTCATACTGAAACGAAATAAACAAACTCTCCCCTAAACTCTATGTCACACTTCATATTCCACTTTCCTTGTCTTCCCGTTCACTGGTAACCACCTTGAAATCTTGAGTTTGTCGTATCCACTTCCTCACTGCCTAAATTTTCCTCCCTGTGCCAAAATCTGATTTCTGCTGCCACCACCTCAAAAAAACTGTTGTCCCAAAACTCATTATTGTCCCAACTGTTATTATATCCAATCTACTGGCTACCTTTGACAGTGTTGtccattccctccctcttgaaaTGTTGTTCTCCCTTGGCTTCAGTGATACCCACTTTCTTGATTTTCAGCCTACATTTAGACTTTTCAGCTGTCTTTgtgagccccccaccccctctttccTCCACGTAAATGCCAATGCTCCCAGGTATTCTGTCACAGgtgctcaacttttttttttttttacacattttccCTGAGCTATCTCATCCATTATACCACCTATTTCAATTATCATCCATTATGCTGACAAACTCTGAATCTACATCTGAAGCTTTTCTGGGCTACAAACTGCTGACTTAATATCTCCCCGAAGTTGTCTCCCAAGCACCTCAAATTCAACATGCCCGACcctaacaacagaaaaacaagttCCCAACACCCCACGTACCTTCCCCTGTGATCATACACTCTACTTATTCTTCTCTGACTACAGGAGAAAAACGTAGCTAAGGTTGCTCTTTGCTTATGCGCCTGCTCAGGTACACTTTTCTCCTCTCCGTCCTGAATCATCTACTGGTACTTTCTATCAGATTACAAGCATGGTGTTATTTTTGAGATAAATTTCTCCTCCAGTTATTACCTCGTTGCTTTTATTATCTGCTTGCTCTTACAATTgctctccttcaagtctttggaTCCATTATGGGGTTTCTGCCCACTGCTGTTCCGCTGAAATTGTTCTTATCAAAGTCACCAATGACATTCATATTGTTAAACTCAACTATCAATTATATGGTCCTCATCTTATTTGATTTAGACCTCATCTACTTTAACATGTAGACAGATTTGATATGTATTCATCATAACACCAAATTTGGACACCAAATTTGCACACCAAATTTGCCTGGTCATCTTCCTATCATTCTTAccgctctttctctctccactctGCTGTTTCTTCCTCATTTCCAAACTTCTAAAGATTGGAGTGCTCCAGGTTGCAGTCCTAGGACTTcttttccatctatattcattCACTAAGTGATCTCATATAGTCTCACGCCTTTAAATATCACGTGAATGATAAATATTCCCAGGATTTTATCTCTAGCCCTGAAATCCAGACTAGTCTGTATGATGACCTACTTGACATTTCCACCTGGATGCCTAAAAAGCACCTCAaacataatttgtttaaaatgagcTCCTGCTATTCCCATCCCCAAAATGCTTCTTCTGCAGTTTTCCTCTCTAAATGGCAACTATATTCTCCTAATTGCTAAGGCCCAAAACTGTAGCATCATCcttgatttttcctctttctttcttaccCCATATCTAGTCTATCAgcaaatatcattatttttaccttttaaagaaacTGGAATTCGAACATTTTTCACAGCCAATTCTGCCACCACCCTAGGCCCAATCCACCATTATCTTTTGCCTGGATGATTGCAACAACCTTCTAAATGGTTTCACTGCTTTTTCTCTTATCTAGTTCAGACTTTTCTTAATCTAGTAGTCAGAATAATCCTGTTAAAACACAAGTCAGTATTTGTCCATTTTCCACTCAAAATCCTGCA
Above is a window of Balaenoptera acutorostrata chromosome 1, mBalAcu1.1, whole genome shotgun sequence DNA encoding:
- the LOC103000479 gene encoding sialomucin core protein 24-like; the protein is MRSKGQRGGRDTGAAPPAAFGRRLPGRALRDGRGSEHHAGPERDGRGSEHHAGPERDYTLRFTDYHQDSPGAAAAPPGTTPAPEICESRNNGVSCSDANAANTTCFWIKCKGKGYCSDNSTVRDCKVVNSTEFCPASTATPLPTNSTAKTTTLPSSSTASTSATTSGTTDTTLTPTSQPARKSTFDADSFIGGIVLVLENRCHTGNYIPDLKKSMERIQNIKV